CAAAATTGGGGCGTGCTCCTACAACATTGAGGATTTTCACGTCATGACTCCAAATAAGAGAACCCAAAGTGGCAAAAGAAAGAGTAGCGCTAAACAGCCAAACACGAGCGTCGTAACGGCCAGTTCTCGATCAAGACCATAGGCCTCTGCAAACACAACCGTTGCAAATGCTGGCGGCATCCCCATTTGCAGCACGAGGGCTAACTGGGTTTGTTCTGCTACTCCAAAAAACATCAGTCCGGTTCCTACCACTAAGGGCACAAGAACCATTTTGATGCCAAGGCATGGCAAAGCCTGCTTCAGCTTACGGAGTGACGTAAGCTGACTGAGCTGCATACCGATGAGTACTAGGGCTAAATTCACAATGCCCCAAGCACAGGTTCGGAGACTGGTCTCCGCGAATTCTGGTAGATTCACTAATCGTAGTAGCAATCCGAACCCCAGGCTCCAAATTGCAGGATTCTTCAAAATTTTTTCAGAAAGCTTTACAGAACTCCCTTCCCCAACGGTGCCGTATTTAGCAGCAAGAACCACTCCAACCCCATAAACCCCAACAAAGGTGCCGAGGAGATCGTAGAACAAAGCCCAAGCAAAGTAGTCGGGGCCAACCAGGCCAAGAACCACCGGGAATCCCATATACCCAGTGTTTCCCACCATCATAGCCAGCA
This sequence is a window from Candidatus Obscuribacterales bacterium. Protein-coding genes within it:
- a CDS encoding AEC family transporter; its protein translation is MPDLIPALIKLYIPLTGWISLGWVLGRLLPKGASAKLGQFIFWIGLPISIVAFLYRADLSGWILIAPVTAWVAIAVGAAFAWVWIDLGVGDERLRAMSKGLDDHAPNTGLILRNSDWSRATQGSFLLAMMVGNTGYMGFPVVLGLVGPDYFAWALFYDLLGTFVGVYGVGVVLAAKYGTVGEGSSVKLSEKILKNPAIWSLGFGLLLRLVNLPEFAETSLRTCAWGIVNLALVLIGMQLSQLTSLRKLKQALPCLGIKMVLVPLVVGTGLMFFGVAEQTQLALVLQMGMPPAFATVVFAEAYGLDRELAVTTLVFGCLALLFLLPLWVLLFGVMT